A region of the Arachis hypogaea cultivar Tifrunner chromosome 15, arahy.Tifrunner.gnm2.J5K5, whole genome shotgun sequence genome:
TTTTCAGCATAGCCAACGTCACAAAGTTGCTGGGACGCATATACTACACACACGAAGGGGCGCCAAAGCCCGGGACTCTGCCTCCGAATGTCTCATGCGCAGTTAACGGCGTTGCCCTCTGCGGCACTCTAGCAGGCCAGCTCTTCTTCGGTTGGTTGGGTGACAAACTTGGTAGGAAGAAGGTTTATGGAGTCACGCTTGCTCTCATGGTTGTGTCCTCTCTTGCTTCTGGTTTGTCCTTTGGCAAGAGCGCCAAGGGCGTCATATCCACGCTCTGTTTCTTCAGGTTCTGGCTTGGCTTTGGGATTGGTGGCGATTACCCTCTCTCCGCCACAATTATGTCGGAGTACGCCAACAAGAAGACCCGCGGCGCCTTCATAGCGGCGGTTTTCGCTATGCAGGGATTCGGGATTTTGGTTGGTGGAATTGTGTCACTCATTGTGTCCACGGCGTTTGACCACGCCTATAAGGCACCGCCGTACAACGTGGATCCAAAGGCGTCCCTTGTCCCTGAAGCAGATTACGTGTGGCGGATCATCTTGATGTTCGGCGCTGTGCCTGCCGCCCTAACATACTATTGGCGGATGAAGATGCCGGAGACGGCGAGGTACACGGCGCTGGTGGCCCGGAACGCGAAACAGGCGGCGCAAGACATGTCAAAAGTGCTGCAAGTTGAGATTGTAGCGGAGCAGGAGAAGGTGGACGCGATGGCGGTGAAAGATAACAACAGCTTTGGATTGTTTACAAGGGAATTCGCCCGCCGCCACGGCCTGCACTTACTTGGAACAACTACCACTTGGTTTCTACTGGACATTGCGTATTACAGTTCAAACCTTTTCCAGAAGGACATCTATACTAGCATCGGGTGGCTTCCTCCGGCGGCTAAAATGAACGCCATCCACGAGGTTTACAGGGTTGCTAGAGCTCAGACACTCATTGCGCTCTGTGGCACTGTCCCTGGCTACTGGTTCACTGTGGCATTCATAGACTACTTGGGTCGATTCTTCATCCAACTAATGGGCTTCTTCTTCATGACTGTCTTCATGTTCGCCCTCGCCATTCCATACCATCACTGGACACAGAAGGAACACAGGATTGGTTTCTTGGTCATGTActctcttactttcttcttcgCCAATTTCGGTCCCAACGCCACCACTTTTGTTGTCCCGGCCGAGATCTTTCCGGCCAGGTTGAGGTCCACTTGCCATGGGATATCCTCGGCCGCCGGAAAGGCCGGGGCCATTGTGGGTGCGTTCGGGTTCTTGTACGCTTCACAGAGCAAAGATCCTAGTAAAAGAGATGCAGGGTACCCTGCTGGTATTGGGATGAAGGATACTCTTATTCTGCTTGCTGTGTGCAACTGTCTTGGGATGTTCTTCACGTTGCTGGTGCCGGAATCGAAAGGGAAATCGTTGGAGGAGTTGAGCGGCGAGaatgaagaagacgaagaagctGCTGAGATCACTACTTCTGAGCAGCACCAAACTGCATCTTCTAGGACTGTTCCAGTATGACACAGATATTCCTGGAATCTCATCGCACAGGTTGTTAATTATGCTGAAACAAATCacacatataaaataaaattatcaaattttataaatagaaaaaaacttTTTTGCTGCTCTATCTGGTAAGCACCTATACTACCGCTTACTTCATGTTAAATCTGTGTTTTAGTATTCCTAGTTAGTAGTGTAATTACTGTAAGAATCTTGTGTTGCCTATATTTTTAAGTTATTTAACAACAAAAATTATTGAACAACTATGCTATGGCCTATGTGTAAGATGTTAATTACATTCACTAATGAGTTTTGTTAAGatttaagtgggattaaaacaAGGGAATTGAAAGAAAAAGTTTTATCTAATATGAGTGCAAATGCTAATATGTttcgattttaaattttaatataacggttataaataaaaaattaaaatttgtttaattttcaaacaatatttaaaaattagttataatatGAGATTACATTTATAAGATCAATAGatataaaaatctaaataaataaaataaatactaaatttacaaataaagttacgagtttaaaaattttatattttttcatgtattatatatctCATTTTTATATAAGACGAGTTTGTTAGAGAACGAgataagtaaaaagaaaaagtctagggagtcagcaattttgttaaattctggctagcatgtaaccagcaaagaaaagtgagtcattggatgaaatctcacaccattaaaatcatcattgatggctatttgatggctacaaatcacaaaaattattgaTCCCCTAACATTGCTCGTTAATACGTTAAAAATCTATCACAAATACaatcaagataaaataaaaaatattttttaaatatatttcatttaaaaagaaaataaaatatgttcATAAGTATTTATTCGCACTATAAATGAGATACGTTTATTGAgaattatattatatacatattgaATGCCCGTGGATGcacaaaaaaactaaaaatcacaATGTTAAAAAGGATACATGATATATgaaaattctaattaaaaaagattttaataGTTTTAACATAACAAACTCTACCCACAGCTAACCTTTTAAATTGTATATAAATATGGATGcaacaaacaaaaagaaataataaaaaatacacaatataacacttttaataaaaaaatataaaatattattttaatttccaatATTTAGGACGAATCTTAATTCAGTCTCTAACGTTTGAAATATcctatttcaatttaaaaatttttaaatattttattttaatttcaaaaaaattttaaacgattttaatattgttttatcattaaatttgacACAAACAATTCACATATTGAAAAGTCAATAGCATTCGATTTTAATATGCAAGTAAAATCGATCTACGGATAATCACTAATATAAaagttttttctttgatttagaagcgttgatgattgattattaggatttagaattttatacaaaataaaaagagaaagtctaggggccaacatttttattaaaatctagCTAATACTTAACCAACAAAGGAAAATTGAGTAATCTTacaccattggatgaaatctcacattattaaaaatactaatgttggctaattgatggctacaaatcacaaaacttgTTAGCCTCTTAGCACTCctcaaataaaaattaagaaaaaaaagtgttataaaaagattttggttttatttttctAACACATTAAAGAAGATATATGACTTAACTAGTAACGATATTAACGTTCACACAACTCATTCTGTTAACTATGAGTGTTAAATTTAACGATAGAACCACATTGAATCtatttaaaatttgttgagaTAAAAATAATACGTTTAAAATGTTAgagaacaaattaaaatttagtcttaatcttagaaattaaaataatattttatccttaaaaaaaaatttggtaggACTTATATCAAATTCTgctaaaaaaaagcaataaaaaatccAACGTTGCAACTTTTAACAGCTATTTAATTGAATTAACATgattaatactaaaattaaataattaagatataGAAAACATTAGTAAATAACATATACACTCTAATAattgcaaaaaaaatattatttatattttaaattaataaacctTAAACAATAACCTATAAAACTGGTAGTCAGAAAtaaaacttttaataaaaaaattaatttgatacaaacaattcattttataaaaaacagcaaaagaatTATACCTCAATaatgtaatataaaaaatatatatataataggtttTCTATCCCATTATACCATCTAATTGAAGCTGTCTTtcatgattttataattattaacttGTATAACAAAGTTTTGATCACCTTATCAAAGTTTTTGATACGATCCTTATGGGACAAACTGAGAGAATAAAAGAAGGTTTTATAAATATGGCTAAATCATGTGTTCAAGAGATGCATCAAGAATTGGATAAAATAATGATTAATGATTATCAAAAGTCACACGTTTTACTATTTTATAAGATGCATTGAAGACTCTCATTAgacaaaatgaattaaaaaagaCGTCACTTTCTtagaatttattctatatttattttatttttgttatttatttgttttaggcCCAATTATGATTCGACTCATATTTTATTCTAGTAAATTTATGAATTAGGGTTTTAAATTTAAGAGGTATAAAAACCTTCTAAAATCTGGTAgtcatttttttcttaattttgatgaatgaaattttgtttgaatttttttgagaAACTTGGGTGTGAACAGATAAAATAAAGTAATTTCCTTAACTGTTACATCAGAAAATCAAATTGAAGTAGAagaattcttttttttatcttccaTCTTATCCTGGGTTATGTTTCGTATCAGTTTTAATCATATTAACACTAACCTACGTATTAAGTGTCCATtaggtaaataaaaaattaccatTAGTTAGATGATTCTGATCCACTGACTTGTTGATTTTTTTAAGtaacctttcttttttttttttcttttttttttatttgcggTACCATCACCTAATTTTAAGACATTAGTGTTCCCATCTccgttttttttttggtgactttccCATCTCCGTTTATTTCTTCAAGATCATCCCCTTCATCATTGTCTTGAATTTTTTGCATTGCCACTTGTCTCCCTTTCATTTGATCATGTGGATTGTTAGTCTTCCCAAAATTTTGCTGAGATACTAGCTTAGAAACTTCTTATCCCTCATTGACTTGACTCTTCCATCCCAttattttgctcttttttttttctgtggaTCATATCTGATGACATTTGGATTTACTATGGACATAGTTATCTCTAGCACAAATTCTTTTATCATGATTAATTTTTTcacatttataataataattctacaatttttcatatttaaatttagtACATGAGTggctttcattattctttttgcactaaaattcaatttttaatggTAATTAGACATTTAATTTTACTTTAATCCTCAAAAAGAATCTAAGCATATTTTTTTCAATAGATAAATTTTTAGCATTTATCactttttttattatgatttatatttttataacaaCTTAATTTTTTAGCATGTCGTGACTAATGCCAATTGTCAAGTATTATTAATCTGTCAACTTATAAATTCtaaacttttatttaatttatatattattcaaCCTATCACAATGACCCGTGAATGTGCACATTATCCACTAGCTATATTTGCTTGGTTTCACGACATACGTAAAATAGATAAAGACTAAAAAAGATGCATTCAATATACGAGCAAGGTATAAAAACCGAATGAATTTCGCTAGGGACTAATGGAGTAAGTATATAATGTATATAATGAGTTGATTTTTTGGcctaatatgaataaaaaattaaaattaaccattTGCTATCATATAAATTTAAACATTTAagataaaatactactaatttatcAAATACAATATACTCATATTATTCAGAATCTAACTACCAAAGATAATAAACATTTAATATCTTACTAAATCGAACATCCAATTTAAAATACTTGAAACTGATTACACAAATACacttttattattctaaaataagTATATGTGAATAGTTTTAAATAAACATccaatactttaattttaatttaaaattaacccCATTATATACATTGTACGGTACATGTATTGATTTCCTATACTTCCTCAAACTAAATATGTCACATAATGTCGCAAGGGCTTCATACATACATCAAGAGACTAAAACAACATTAGTCATACAACATCACATATCCTAAATTTAGACTCCTTTAGTATGTTACACTACATATATAGTACAGACTCTTATAGACATATGACATCTGAGTCCTAGCCAATTCAAAAAGCTTATAGTATGGCATCCAAGTTAGTAAAGTCTTACCCATCAAGAAAATATTAACAAGGAGAGGAAAAACACTCTAGATTTCATAGCTTTATATAGCGTTGGCCGTTGGGCGTTTTTAAAAGGTAAACACATTTCAAGTTTGGATTGTAGCAAAAGGGGGGTAGTACCACCTCTTCAACCCCTGTAGGAATAGTGAAGGAAAAGGGCGAAAATCTACGGTTTTCAGTAGGATACTAACGAGAGAAATAATTTGCTTATCGGTCCTTGGATAAGACTCTAGCGTAGGGATAATGATACACGTTATTATTTCAATCATAGGTTATACAATTTTAGCTTTCTTTTATCTCGTGGCTATTTTAGTCTTAATTCCTTTTCACATTATTCCTTacattttcttataattctttacAGTTTTTTTCCATTAACATTTAGTATTTTCGTCAATTTCATAATAGTAAGTCAGTAACAGTAGACAATCATAGACAAATCACAAATTACAAGTTACAAAGCACAATAATAAAGAATCAAACACAACACAAGATTACAGAGAATATTCTGCAGACAatcatgatgcatgtctgtcctacgcATGCATGCCATGAATTTATGTGTTGGTTCACTACCAGCAACCCGACATTACTTGGGAACAAGTCTCAGATACAACTTTTCGATTGCGTCAGTCTGTATACATGTATCGAATGATTAAGAATACCATTAGTCAATGACAACCGCCAATTATCACAAAACTTGGCGCTATAATATACACACATAGTCAAACACTCCGTGGGTAGGATAAAACCAGAAACCCGCATTCATATAGTCTATGCATTGGACAAGCGAGATGGAACTCTCAACCTTGCTAAGCAAACATTTAACCATTCATTAGGCCTGAGACATTTCTTCATTATCATTCTCTTATAAAGCTTTTAAGAATGTTCATTAGTAAGTATTCTGCCTTCAATTCTATCACATTCTGGCTTATTTAGTTTTAGCAGCCTTCCTCATTTTGTTTTTAGTCTgtcttattctattttattttgttttcatccGCCTCATTCTGTTTCACTTTGTTTCggtttaatattttatttcaatctatctcattttattttattctgtcTCTTTCCTTTAGGGACTTTCTTTGCACTTATTCTTTTAGGATATTTTTCTTTATGTCCTCCTTTTTATTAGGTTGTTATTTTATCCTCAATCTTTTAATAAATGACCTTTATATTCCTTTgtcaaaaattattattatgtctTTAAAAAAGACATTCATATCCTTTAAGTCTCACACACACATATCAAAAAgacattcatatcttttaatcttttataaaaatttatatatgaacGATATTCCTGTTTGAACTTTGTCCTTGAAAAGTATCTCGTGAATCGTGACTCATAACTCATTAGTGGTGAAGTGAAGAAGGAATAATCGTGGTTGTCGTCTAGTTGTCATGCTGCTTATGTCGCACTCAACTATCTTCCATCATACTCTGTCCAAGCTGCTCAGATCGAAGGTCATTATTCACTGCTAGTgtttgtttttcgtttttttatgCTATGTTcagaagtgaaaaaaaaaagtttagaatTTTACTAGTGTTACTCAgatattgtttttgttttgttttgtttttttctttttgattcttgTTTCTTTGTTCATCGGTTTAAAATTCTACAATTACTAGTGCTACTCAGATTGAATTATTAAATGATTAATCTGCTCACTGCTGTCGTGCTGTACTCtattttgttgcttttttttGTGTGCTGTGATCTAGTTAAAATTGTGATCATTCTGCTATTTGCTAAAAATATTGCTTACCTATGTTAAAATTATGTTGAAACAtgatcttttatttgtttaatataaTCAGTTTAATCTTTGTTAAAACTGAGTTGAAACATGAGCTTTTGTTTATTCAATACAATAGTGATATAATCTAGTTTAATGAAAACTAAATGTTAAATTGTTAAATTagtatgtttatttattattttaatacaaaCCAATTTTAGCAGTTGAATCAATAATTTTACTAATAACTAGAACAATTTATTGACCGATCCGATTTCAAAACCTGCCCTATAACACCTATATGTCCAAAACTAGAAGCCCAAATAGCAGCCCCTTGCTTCAGCCTCCTCCACTGATGTAGCTGGGTTTGGAGCACTCCAACTCTCCAAGAGACCCGCATCGTCCCTAATCACAACTCCAACGCGTCTGTAATCTCCACTGCTTCAAGAGGCGTCAATACTCAACATTTCTCTAATTTGACTGCTTGCGCTGCAATTGCGCAACTCACCAGCATGTTGGGGACAGCAATAAGGTTGTTTGCCAAGAAACCGAAGCCGAAGATGGGACCAATAGAACTTAAGACTCCACCGGAGCAGAGACTCACCATCACTAGAGTGCTATTTGATATTGTGAAGGAGCATGGTCCCCTCACCGTTCAAGACACCTGGGAACATGTCAAGGTATACATATAGTGCTATAAATATTTTTGATACTCTTTCTTCCGTCATCTTTGCGAGTAATGTGCTGTTGCTTGCTAAGTGAATAAAGGAAGGAATAACATTGAACTGAACATTATTGAGTAaggattaaattttgattttgtttactcCAATAAATCTTATTATTCAGCAAATTACAAACATACTACAGCTACTTCTACTAGGGGATAATGATCAAAGTTGCTTAAGTATATACTGAAACTCATAATTAAACTTTACCTGTTTAATCAGTAGATTGAGCCCATTGAGTAACTGTCTAAACTGTTTCAGGAGGTTGGATTGAAAGATTTGAAAGGCAAGCAACATATGAAGATAGTGTTGAGATGGATGAGAGAGAGACAAAAGCTTCGCCTCATTTGCAATCATGTAGGACAACATAAACAGTTTCTCTATACTACTTGGTTTACGAAACCCAGTACTTTGAATTCAACTGCAGGAAGCATCCCAGTAAAACAAAAGAAACCTTCTTGAAAGTTTATGACTTCTAAAGCATAGCGGATGACTAAATCCTTATAGtagtccctgagattcacgcCTTTCACTATTTTAGTccctcaaattcaaaatttactatACTAGTCCCCGAGATCTAATTCCAGGCACCATATTGATCCCTGGACCCTTTTTGGCATTGAGTCGACAAATGGAATACCGAGCTAGCTCTGAATTTCTACGCTAAACACAAGGATACATGATGTTGTTTTGTTTTGGCGCTTAAACAAGGCGAAAACAATGTTGTTTTGGAGGATAGGGAGAGATAAAACGGTTTGCATATCATATAAACTCTTCTTCGTCTTCTCGTTTTGCCTTGTTTAAGCACCAaaacaaaacgacgtcgtttaaccCTATATCTAGGGTGGTAAGTCAAAATTAGTTCAGCACTTTGTTCGTTGACTCGGTGCTAGAAAAGGTCCAATGACTAATATGGTGCCCAGAGATGAATCTCGAGAACTATTATAATGAATTTTGGATTTGAAGGGCTAAAGTTGTGAAAGTCATGAATTTAAGGGATTACTTTGGAGATTTAGTCCGTAGCCGCGTAGCGGATAGACTAGCTAGTAGCTACCCATAAAGTGGGAACAGCATTGCATTGTACTTTAAATTGATTCCTAAACTAAAGAATCTACCTGCCTAATAAGTTTTTGTTATCATTTCTTGATTTGTTTCAGTGTTTTCTGTTTATGGTATtgtaaaggaaaaagtgagattagtggttttttaattattattattattattataattattattattattattattttgtaaaaCCCAATTTGTGGATGTGTTGTGCCGTCTTATTTTCATTGTGCCTTTCTATGAATTTGTTGCATCTTTCactatttcttttaataaaaactTTCAGTTGTGACCAACTAGGGACTATTAGGCATTTGCATTTGTTAACTTTAGTACCACAAGCATAAAGCTAACATTTGCTTGTTCATTCTCTCCGACATGTGTCTTGGATTAAATGAAATAAGACCGTGAACTAATATAACCATTCATGAACCAGGATAGTTCTTTTCTATTTCTGTTGGTACTCTCTAACAATATTTATGCTGAGACCAGAATAGGGTGTGGCATTTCCAGACACCAACAAAGGACCCATCATTGACGTGTACGGCTGGAACTAAAAGAGGTGGGAAGCATGGTGGAAGATTGGAGGAAGAGGATGTGGACACAAATTTCTGAAGGGGTCCCTCACCCCCTCTCCTGTGTGGAACCTTTCATGGTGGCTGGTCTTGAAGGAGATGTGATAGTGACAACAGGCACTTGGGCAGGTCAATAGGATGGGGTAATTTAGGAATTTTCAAAATGCACATAAAAAAGAAGGAATATAATTGTCTAACTAAATAAGCTAAATATTGGGTCTTCCTTCTTTCCATGGTGTattgcatattttctttctttttcctcatcATTGAAACCTTTACCATGGTTGATTTAAGACCTTTTCTTCTTTATATCTTAGGCGGTGACTAGAGTAAGGAATGTGAGCCAGGGTGATTGTAGGTGGGGCGAGGCGGTGGCGAGTGCTTTAGATTGGTTCGTTAGGAGATTTGTTTGGAGTGCTTTAGAAGGGTATATTAGTGAGTTTCGATCTTTGAAGACAAAATATCCTCCAAAATTAAAGCTATCATACACATCTTAAGGTTTCACAAGGTTTGTGTTCTGGTAAGTTGGTAGATGAAGATTTGAAGGAGTGTGCAGTTGGGTTATCATTGCCTTCGAGATCAAGCATCTCTCGGTCAGACTTAATCGGCAAAGAATTAGCAGTGTAAGACATTAGTGATAATTCACTCCCCCTTTAAATTTGACCTGCTATACCTTACAATTTTGATGATAAAATGCTGTGATGCTTGTTCCAAGTGTGTGAATGCATGGTGCTAGCATGAATTTAAGCTTGCATGAATATTATCAAATTGATTAGGTAAGAATTGGACTAATAGATAGTTGTTGTAGCTGTGGTCTATATTAAGTCTTGTAGAGTTTGGTGATGATGTGATTGCTAACAGAGAAAGTTAGAGGTGAGTGTCGGTGAAATTATTAATATTTGTGGTAGTTTAAGCCCTTAGTTAGCGTTTGGTTAGGGGAATTGGGACTGAGACTGAGGAACTGGGTGTTTGGTGGCCAGAGATTGgaactaaaatttcagttttcGTTCGCAAAATTTCAATCCTTTCAGTACCTCCAGAAAGTGGGAACACAAAGGACTGAAATTTTGGgaatggagactgaaactttaataacatttcttttcaaaaatatcttaattTAACTTTTCAAATTCCAAATCTACCCCCAATCtccatatttattttaaattaaacataataCTGAGTCATAACTCAGTCCAATATATTTTACACCGAACACAATACAGCGACTTAATTCAGTCTCAATCTCTGTCTCCCTTCCAAACGCAGCCTTAAGGCATATGACAATTAAGCATATATACCTAGATACTTCAATAGGATCTTCTCCTAGATATGGCATGGAAAGAAGTTTTAATCAAAGTTGTATTACAGGCCATTCCATCTTATGTCATGAATGTTGTATGCATTCTTAAAAGGTTCTGTCAGAGGTTGAGCAATAGGATAGCTAGATTTTGGTGGGCCTCGATTGGAAAAAAGAGAGGGATTCATTGGAAGAGTTGGTCTAAATTGTGCATTAGCAAAAGGGAAGGAGGCTTAGGCTTTAAGAATTTGCATGATCAAAACCTAGCCTTTCATGCCAAACAAGCTTGGAGAATTTTTTGAGAACTCTAATGCTATATGGGTCCAAGTTCTCAAGGctatttattttccttgtcaGTTCAAAGAGGAGAGGGTGGGAGATCTTCATCTTGGGTTTGGCAAAGTATTATAGAGGAGAGGGATTTTTGGCTGTGGAATGGAAGATGGGATATAGGCAAGGAGGATAAAGTGAGGATATGGGAAGACAAATGAGTGCTAGGGATAGGGACAATACAAGGACAGAGGAATGAATACATGAATATGGTGAAAGATCGGATTGATGAAGGTGTTGGATGGAACTTTAGCTAAATTAAGAGAGAGGTTTCAAGATGACATTGTGGAAAAAATTAGAAGAACTCCAGTCAGCATAATTAATGACCAGGATAGATTCATATGGCCATATAGAGCAGATGAAAAATATACAGTTAGAACTGGGTACCACTTAATTAGGAAAGAAAATACAAGTAATACTCAGAATGTCTCATGGACTAGTGAGAACATAGAGGAGTTGTGAAAAGAAATATGGGATTTAATGATCCCGCATAAGATTAGGATGTTCCTTTGGAAGGCTTCGCATAATATTATTCTGGTATTCACTAACCTATATAAAAGAAGGATTACTAATATCCTTGTTTGCCCATTATGTATGTAGGAGCAGGAGACAACCGAACATGAGTTGCTCTTATGTCCCTGGATTAGAGCAGTATGGTTCGGTGCACAAATTCAGTGCAGCCCAAGGCCATAGATAGTTACAACATCTGGGAAATGGATGCTGGACCTTGTAGAAAACATGAAGATAAGCTCTTCGGATCAGAATACAGAATGTATACAAACAAAGCTAGATGTTTGATTTGGGAGATATGAAAAGGCATCCAGGCAGTGCATACTCAGAGCAAGAATATTGGAAGTGGAATTCTCAGACCCAGTGAACACTGCAGATTTAAATAACAACATCAATAGGAATAGCAAAGGTGGGAGCATTACCTGGAGGCCACCACTAAATGGCTGGATCAAAGGAATGTAGATGCATCATTTAATAAAAATTCTGTAAAAGGAGCAGTTGTTGTAGTGTTTAGGGACCATAATGGATGCATTGTAACTGGTTCAGCTTAAAAAATTATAGCATGTTCAGCCCTGACAGCAGAAAATTTAGATATGGAGAGTGTAATAATTGAAACAGATAGTCTGAATATCACCCAACCAATCAAGTCAAAAGAAGACATTGGCAAGGTTCAACCATTCCTGGAAGACATCTGTTGTGGTTAGGTCGCGACAGCCATGGAAACAAGAATCTTGGCGCGACGATCAGAATGGGTTTGGGTCGGGTATAAGGATCAAGTACGGTTCTTTGGGCTTAACCCAAgacccaaaaaataaataaataaataaatacctgTTGTGATAAGAATCAATGTAGATGTCCATTCACAAGAAAGAATGAACTTAAATGAAAGTTGAAAATAAAGACCCGTACATGTATAAATAAGAGGCACATATCTGAGCTATCATACACAAGCAATAAAAACAattctctctcctttcttatcTTACAAatattcttctctctcttttatctCATTATCTGTGTGGTTTTAAActacaataattataatattagtaaatatatatagATTACTTATATTATAGTGAGATAAGAGcatatttatatttctctattttatatttattatatcttccttatttattttacaacacgttatcagcacgagactttGATCatatttttaggaagactcaggtaacaaatttt
Encoded here:
- the LOC112751962 gene encoding probable inorganic phosphate transporter 1-5 codes for the protein MAGGGDQLGVLTALDAAKTQWYHFTAIVIAGMGFFTDAYDLFSIANVTKLLGRIYYTHEGAPKPGTLPPNVSCAVNGVALCGTLAGQLFFGWLGDKLGRKKVYGVTLALMVVSSLASGLSFGKSAKGVISTLCFFRFWLGFGIGGDYPLSATIMSEYANKKTRGAFIAAVFAMQGFGILVGGIVSLIVSTAFDHAYKAPPYNVDPKASLVPEADYVWRIILMFGAVPAALTYYWRMKMPETARYTALVARNAKQAAQDMSKVLQVEIVAEQEKVDAMAVKDNNSFGLFTREFARRHGLHLLGTTTTWFLLDIAYYSSNLFQKDIYTSIGWLPPAAKMNAIHEVYRVARAQTLIALCGTVPGYWFTVAFIDYLGRFFIQLMGFFFMTVFMFALAIPYHHWTQKEHRIGFLVMYSLTFFFANFGPNATTFVVPAEIFPARLRSTCHGISSAAGKAGAIVGAFGFLYASQSKDPSKRDAGYPAGIGMKDTLILLAVCNCLGMFFTLLVPESKGKSLEELSGENEEDEEAAEITTSEQHQTASSRTVPV